The Leishmania mexicana MHOM/GT/2001/U1103 complete genome, chromosome 6 DNA segment TTTCGACcggacggcgcagcgacggcggcggcatcggtgatggtggtgcggaggcgcagcacacgcgaGGGGCCGAAGACGGTCGTTCGGAGGAGCCGAGCGACCTCGTCGCGAAGCAGAGCggcgcggtgacggtgcaAACCGTTGCGCAGTCGATTcgccacgcgctgctgcgcgctcacgtggcgctgctgcaagCGCCGCCGGTGGAGGGACGATGGATAGGTGTAGTGGCAAGTCTGCAGCgagagacgctgctgctcatcgGGGCCATGTACGGCATGGTATCGTCGCCACTGGTCAtcacgacggcgtcgctcCGCCAAATTCTAGAGGAGGTGAAGGAAGAGACCTCGACAGCATCGCCGGTGTACAGCCACTACCCGAGTCGCACGCTGCTGtgggaggtgctgcggcacgccgcgcaccaCGCCTTGGCCCTGCAAGAAGGTTGCCTCGCACCTGTGAAGTGTGATGTAAACGGCGCTGGcaatggcgctgctgcgagcgACGCGCTTCATTGCCTGCACTCGGCCCTGACAGCCGTTTTCGATCACTATGGCGCCTCAGCATCCGCCGCGGCCAACGAAAGCGTTTTCTTCTCGTCCGTGGTCCGCTACTGCGCTGCGTGCCGGCTTGACGCGGACGGCTACGTTTCCGCCGCGTACGATGTGTGGTCGAGGCTGGCAAGGGCACTAAATCCCAGCGCCGGTACTGGTGACATGGACGGGGGGCAAGACCGGCCGCGTCGCGCGGACGAAACGCCCTCCGACGCCGACGCATCAGAGAACCTCTCCGGCTTTCTAAAGGACGCGGACGCGGCACACTTTTGGCCGCCGGACCATCTGCTCCTGTACACCTTggtgcagcgccggcgtgcgCAGGCGGCAGTGTTCCTTGACCACATCGCGGTGCCGCACAGactgcaggaggagctgcttaCCATATCCTCGCGGTActccttttcctttggtGTTCTCACCGCGCAGATCATGCAGGCGCAGGTGCACCAACAGCATGGCCGCCTCAGCGCCTCGCTGAGTGTGGCGCGCCATGtggagagagcggcgacACGCATCGGATACCCGAGCCTATGTgaggcggcacgcgcactcCAAGTGACGGCCTACGCCAACAGTGGCTGCtggagagaggcgcagcgcacactGGCGCGTTgccgccccaccaccgcatCCCAGCGCATCTTTGTCCTGCTGCAACAGTACGCGGCGCAtctggagctgctgctgctccgcaagGCAGGGCCAACAGGAAAGGTGGAGTGCCTGACACGCAGTTGGGTTGCTCTGCTCAGGCGGGAGGGTCTCGTGACGGCGCAGACTGTGCACGACGATGGTGACTtgcgcgtctgcgccacctcTTTCGGGATATCTGCTGTCGATGAATTGTGCCTGTACAGCTCTCTGCAGCGAGCCTGTGCACTGCTTGGGCATCGCACCAACGCCATCGAAAAGCGAACGGCAAACTGCCTGGAGACGCTCAGCGCACGACAGCAGTGCCCTACGCCTGATGTGTGCATTCTTGGGAGCTGCGAGGAGATTTGCCGAAGCGACCTTTACAGCGGCCGCCCATGCGATGTGAGGGAAGAGATGTTGCAGAGgtaggcggtggcgtcgccgttGCTAAGCGATCCTGCCTTTTCCTCCGCTGTGGCGCTCGTGCCGGCGAATATGTGCGTGTTGTCGAAGGTGACGTGTGCTCCTGTGCCATGGAgcttcgctgctgcacacatgcacacttCCGTTGACGCGGGTATGTCAGAGAGAAGACAAGAGGAAAGATATTACGTCAGCGAGAGGGCGTGCGTCCGTAGCGGTGTGCAGCGCACGGCCTCTTCCCCATGCTCGCGCGTTTCTCTGTGCGGCCTCCCTCGCAGGAGATTTGGTGTGACGCGGCAAACCTATAACACATGTTGGCGCCTACTCGTGCACATGCttcagccaccgccgccgttgcctccctccctcccggACATCCAAGCGATGGCACCCTCTCTCTTACCTTCTTATGAATCTCTCCTCGTCATGTGGTGAAAGGCTGGCATGTTGCGCAGAGCCCGCCGCGGGTCTCTTGAGCGGCATCAACTtcatcccctccccacttCGTCGTTGTTCCTTTACTTGTCTGCATCTCCGTCTtccctgcgtgtgtgcggccgCGTGCACACGGACCAACAGCCTTGTCGACCCCCTCGCCCCTAccccgcccctcacccctctACACCCCGCACCTGCAGCCGTGtacacgcagacgcgcaccTGAACGCGACCACCAACCACATATAATGGAGCAGGGTGCCTTTAACGATGTCGCCAAGAAGGCGCTAGAGTTCCGCAACCGGTACTACAAGATGCTTGACGATTCGCAGGACCGCCTGAACGTGGCAGGTCTTTACGCCCCCGATGTGCCCATGGTGTGCGAGTGGAACGGGCACCCGCTCTCCACGGTGGATGACGTGCGCAACTACATCAGTGCTCTGCCGAAGACGTCGCACCAGGTCGACATGGTGgacgcgcagccgctgcccgACAACCAAGACGGCGATTCCTTTCTACTCACTGTCCACGGCATCGTCACATACAACGACGAGCACCGCCGAGAGTTTTACCAGCGCATGGTCATCCGTCGCTTCGAGCAGCGCTACTACATTCTGAACGACTACTACCGCTGGCTGAGCGAGCGCTCGCAGTGAGCAGTGaagcgggagaggggggcgaggagcagcggagCACGCTGCTCCGT contains these protein-coding regions:
- a CDS encoding nuclear transport factor 2 protein(NFT2),putative, translated to MEQGAFNDVAKKALEFRNRYYKMLDDSQDRLNVAGLYAPDVPMVCEWNGHPLSTVDDVRNYISALPKTSHQVDMVDAQPLPDNQDGDSFLLTVHGIVTYNDEHRREFYQRMVIRRFEQRYYILNDYYRWLSERSQ